In Vespa crabro chromosome 14, iyVesCrab1.2, whole genome shotgun sequence, the following are encoded in one genomic region:
- the LOC124429061 gene encoding protein glass-like, whose translation MAENQMAESVSCTGNALPDKEQQTTSRKHPKDCSNNLEKVVQESSVNLDNNTNLQGNCGNVNVRSGDSSGYSCLRCGNAYTRPHSLNRHIRFECGVEPQFECPICHKKSKHKHNLLLHMRTHQKP comes from the coding sequence ATGGCCGAGAATCAAATGGCCGAAAGTGTTAGCTGTACTGGAAACGCCTTACCTGATAAGGAACAACAAACTACGAGTAGAAAACATCCGAAGGATTGCTCTAACAATTTGGAAAAAGTTGTACAAGAGTCATCCGTTAACCtggataataatactaatcttCAAGGAAATTGCGGAAATGTTAATGTACGCAGTGGTGACTCAAGTGGTTACTCATGTTTACGTTGCGGAAACGCATATACAAGGCCACACTCATTGAACCGTCATATTAGATTCGAATGTGGTGTCGAGCCACAATTCGAATGTCCAATTTGTCACAAAAAGTCGAAACACAAGCACAATCTTTTGTTACACATGCGAACCCATCAGAAACCATGA
- the LOC124429063 gene encoding zinc finger protein 676-like — protein MQQMLNTFATELKPIIDMDPSKTEKLEWPVNNPTTPLFFPKLHRGHTTLPEDQHYMCGECGKGYKWMANLMRHQRYECGKAPKYHCQICMKDFYRRYVLKNHIKTKHST, from the coding sequence AATTGAAGCCGATCATCGATATGGATCCTTCGAAGACTGAAAAATTGGAATGGCCCGTAAATAATCCAACGACGCCATTGTTCTTTCCTAAGCTCCACCGTGGCCATACAACGCTACCGGAAGATCAACATTATATGTGCGGCGAATGTGGGAAGGGTTACAAATGGATGGCTAATCTGATGAGACATCAAAGATACGAATGTGGAAAAGCCCCTAAATATCATTGTCAAATATGCATGAAGGATTTCTACAGACGTTACGTCCTTAAAAATCACATTAAAACGAAACACAGTACATAA